Part of the Lolium rigidum isolate FL_2022 chromosome 6, APGP_CSIRO_Lrig_0.1, whole genome shotgun sequence genome, CAAATCGGAATCACCCATCTCGCCCATGTTCTAGAAATCACACTACCACATGGAGGTTACCACATGAGAGGACTCGTGGGATAAGATCGGCCCCTGGCAAAACCAGTCCAAACCCTGGATCTGACCATCGGATCGCGAAGTAAAGTAGACCTAGGCGGAGGCAGATCTGAGGGGTGCGGTGGTTACCTTCGTGCTGGACGGACTGGCGCTGGCCGGGCTGGGTGCGCTGGGCGACGGTGCgggcgacgaagacgatgaactcGCGCGCGGCGCCGCGCTGGAAGAAGCCGAAGTGGCTGACGTCCGTGGCGTTGGCCAGCACGAAGGCCTCGGAGCCCGGCCCGCCGCCCGAGGAGGAGGCCCCGGCGCCCGCGGCCGGCTTCAGCACCACGATCGCCGTGATCTTCATCGCTCAAGATCTACGACTCTCCCTGTTGCCGTTGTTCCTACGCGGAGAAGGACGGAATTGGACGGAGATCGCAGCCGAGAAGCTTCTCCCCTTTTCTCCTAGTACTTTGCTGGATTCGGTCAGACACCCACGACGTCCACTAGTCAATGACAGTGGGCCAGGCTTGGTAGGCGAATAACATATTTTTTTGCAGCTAGTGGAGTTCGTCCAACCGGAATAGATGCGCCAGGGAGGCAGACACGCAGTGCAGGATAAATTGGGATTCCGCAGCAAAATCAGACAAGAATCTGAAACAAAGAAATCAACCAACGTGTTCTTCATCTCCATCGCAGCATCGTATCGTGTAGCGACCACACAAAACTGAACAAATACGCGAGGAGCACGCATCACAAAGAGCAAACATATAAACAAAGGGGAAACGAGATTCAGATACTAACGAAACACTGAAGGAGCGGATGAGCTGCAAACATCAGAGAGCAAACGTAAACGCACTAGTAGCGAGATTCAGATGATGAAACCTGAAGGAGCATGCGAGCTGCAAACATCACAGAGAGAAAGCATAAAACACAGAAACAAGATTCAGATGATGAAAAACTGAGGCAAGCAGCACGCATCACAGAGGAGAGCAAACATACAACACAGGAACGAGATTCCGATAAGGATAACTGCACTTTTCCATTGCCAATTCATCGCAACAAGGGGCTACATATGACGACAGGACCACAACAAGAGCAGATACGATGACTGAACAAATTACATCACAGATCAACACCACCGACCGGAACACTACAGCACGAGATTACTCCTCCTTCCAACACACACAGATGACTACAGAACCTACGCCCTCTCCCCACGGATGCGGCGCGCGAGCTGGATGTCCTTGGGCATGATGGTGACGCGCTTGGCGTGGATGGCGCAGAGGTTGGTGTCCTCAAACAGCCCCACCAGGTACGCCTCGGCGGCCTCCTGCAGGGCCGACACGGCGGAGCTCTGGAACCGGAGGTCGGTCTTGAAGTCCTGCGCGATCTCGCGCACGAGGCGCTGGAAGGGCAGCTTGCGGATGAGCAGCTCCGTGCTCTTCTGGTACTTGCGGATCTCGCGGAGCGCCACGGTGCCCGGGCGGAAGCGGTGCGGCTTCTTCACGCCGCCCGTGGCCGGCGCCGACTTGCGCGCCGCCTTGGTGGCTAGCTGCTTCCTCGGCGCCTTGCCGCCCGTCGACTTGCGCGCGGTCTGCTTGGTGCGGGCCATTGGTGGGTGGGgactggagctccggcgaggtgctggtGATTTGGGAGGTTTCAGGTTTGGGAATTGGATGAGGTTGAATGGGAGGGACGGGGCGGTTAAGTAGGGGAGGAACCGGCGGGAGACTGGGAAAAATTTGGGGCAGCGGCGGGGTCTCGTGGAGGAAGATGGGTTTGCGGCGTTGGATTGGTGGCGCGTGGACGGTTGAGATTGGGTTTCGGGTGGAGCACGCGGATCAGGGGTAGCGATCCGTGGGAAGGAATTCCTGGTCTCTGATTGGCTGGTACTGGGAGAGTGTGCTGTCACGCggattggcaagataacgaactctaatctTCTATTTCTAAATAGGAGCACCCACAAAGAATTTTCttaacatgcagcctatccacgtCAGCAACATGGCATGTCATTTCCGTTTGTTCTTCAGTCTTACGTTTCATTATGGCAAAGTCCACCTCAGCAAAGAAACTCCAAAGAGCAGAACGTTATTAAAAGAAGGGAATACTAACTAAACAGCCCATTCCATTGCTTCAGCCCAGGTGAAGCCCACGCCTCCATCTTCCTTCATGCTCACATGATGGacgtttccctcaaaaaaaaaacatgatggaCGTCTGAATTCTCaaccagaaaaaaaaaacttgacgGAACCTCCCGTCCCGTCGCTTTTTGTCTTCTCCATCGATATCTTCAGCCACCGAACAAATTTCACCATTACTGCAGCCCTTGATGATTAGCGTTTCTTTCTCCCCACAGTCTCCTCCAGAATTGGAAACGGATGGACGCATCCGGGCATCCGAAGAGTCCCCGCAGAATTTATCCTCTTCAAGTTCTGAGATCGCAATGACGATTTGTTGCCGTTTCGAATGGATTAAATCAGCAGCACCCCCACTGGGACCAACCTGCGCGGGAGGGGAGGGCGTCATTCTTCCAAGTCTCTGGTGATCGCTTGCGCCCCTATCAATCCATCGCCTCCTCCTGTAGGCATAGTGCCACCGCCCTGTCGTCGTCCACAAGCGCAACTCCGACATCATGCACGAGCGACGGCCCGTTCTACACTTCTACTCCGTACGCGCGGTTTTGTCTTGAGGCGTGCATGTCGTGAACTCGTGATGCCTCTGCAGAGCACGGGGTACTCGCTGACGAAGAAGGGCCGGCCTATCTTGCTTGGTCTCTATGGCCTGATCCCGCTCAGCGTCGTTTCCTCGCAGCAGAAATCGACCGATACAATTAGTTATGATAACCCTGCCAATTCCTTGCATAATTCGTGTCGATTTGCTCATGTGTGTTTAGTGCATAATTGTATTAGTTCATGCTGCGCAGGGAGGTATCTTGGTGGATGATGGGAAGACTCACCCTATCACACATTGGGTTCTCGACTATGTTCGCGCCATTATTCCATGTTCCCAGAATTTTCTTTTagtctttttttttgttgttatagATCATATATTGCACACGTTAAGCCTAGAAATTTACAATTTTATTCCCATCTGTTGCAAATTCCCTTACACTCCATTAATTTGGTATTTTCATATGTCAATTTACGATAGCGCTGTACACATATGTAAATTTGTTCGTTATCTATCACCACTTGATTATGTAGGGAAATGGAATGAACAGCTCTGATACttttttttccaaacgatccGAAGATCGGATTTTTCATTACCCATGAGATAACGAAAAACATAACGAGTTTCACTTGCCCATCTGGCAAGTTTCAACACACCCCCCACACCACAGTATATATACAAAAACGCCGCCCGAGGCAAGCTAACCACATAACCAAACTGACAGTTCTAAAGCATCTAAAACGTGCGACACAGCGCAAACACATAACCAACTAGAGCAGGACCACAGCGTCTGTTGGCCAAAACAAAGGAGCATCAGGGAAACTTCAGCAGAAGCACCACATCAAACGATGTCAACATGCTCATCTTCCTCCATATCGTCTTCATCACCAGCAACATCTCTTGCTTCCCTGATCCTCAGTGACCTCTGTGTTGGAACAGGCCTGTTCCGAGCTCTTTCATCAACTGTTTGTGCAGAAGCAAGCTTCATTAAACCATCAGCTCCCAGTCGTAAATCTTCGGCGTCTTTTTCACCATTGAGACATGCCCAGTATTTCATAAAGACAGTAGAATAGCTGATTAATTCAACTGGATCCTTGATCATTTTGTGATCAAAGCAAGATCTATTTCTAAGTTTCCAAATTGCCCAGCATATTGCAGCCAACCCCGCAATCTGCGTGTTTCTGCTTGCAGGAATAAATTGTGGAATCCACCAGAAGTATTGTGTAAAGGATCCAGGTCTGGATCTTGCCCCAACTAGATTGCCAACTGTGCTCCAGACAAATTTTGCAGCTGGACAAGAGAAGAAAATATGGGAGATGCTCTCAGTATTATTGCAGAACTGGCAGGAGGCACTTCCTTGCCAATTTCTTTTCAGCAGATTGTCTTTTGTAGCAATAGCATTGTGCCAGATCATCCACAACCAGATCTTGATTTTCAGAGGAATCCTACTTTTCCAAAGATGTTTGAAAGTTCTATCTACACCATTACTGCATAGATGATTGTACATTGATTTGACAGTAAATTTGCCATTTTTTGTCCATTTCCAGTGAGGTGTATCTTGCCTGTCAGTCAAAGTAGTTtgagacataatttggttcaggcCATGAATCTGCCAAGAAATATCTGGTGTCATCCATCTTCTGAATGAAAAGGACCAATTCATGTTGGCAGCATCAGCAACTGTTACATCTTGCTCAATACACATGTCAAAAATCTCAGGGAATCTATCTTTCAAAGGAGTCTGTGTACACCATGCATCACACCAAAAACTTGTGCTCTTGCCATTTCCCACCTTCATCCTTCTCCCTTTCAGATAAATCTGTTTCACCTGTAACATGTCTGACCAAAGGGGAGAATCCCCAGGTTTTTTCTTTGTATGATACACACCACCATGGTTCATATATTTCTTCTTCATCAGATCTTGCCAGGGTCCAGAATCATTCTCTATTTTCCACCACCATTTACACATTAAACTAATATTGAACAGATGTAAATCTTTTATACCCAGACCACCTTTTCTCTTTGGCTTGCAGCATTTCCATTTGACAAAGTGATACTTCCTTTTATCAGCACTTCCAGCCCAGAAAAAAGCTCTGATAGGTTTGTCAAGTTGTTCAATGGTTGTTTTATGAAGCAACCTCATAGACATCTGATAAACAGCCACACTAGAAAGGCAGGCATCAATTTTGATAACTCTTCCTCCAATAGACATGGCATTACCTACCCACCCACTCATTTTCTTCTTGGTTCTTTCACCCAGAAAATTCATTTCAGCaactgttggtcttcttgcacaaACAGGAGTGCCCAGGTATTTAATGGGCCAAGTTCCTTGCTGACAATTAAAGAGGGCAGCAAAGAATTGTGATTTCATCTCATCTTCAAGAATCATCATAACTTCACTTTTCTCAAAATTGATTTTAAGCCCAGACATTGTTTCAAAAATATACAGAATGAGCTTCAAATTCACAGCCTGTTCAGCGTCATCTTGAATAAGAAGaatagtgtcatcagcatattgtagcaAGGGAATGCCATTCTCAACCAGGTTGCCTGCAAGTCCTTTGATGAGACCATTCTGCTGTGCTAGGGTTATCATCTTGGACAAACTATTAGCTGCCATGTTGAACAGGAAGGGGGCAAAAGGATCTCCTTGCCTTATACCTTTACAGCTAGTAAAATAAGGGCCAATATTATCATTCACTTTCACACTTAAGGTGCCATTTGTTACAATCTTTTTGATCCATACAAGCCAATTACTACTGAACCCTTTCTGTGAGCAACAGTCAAACAGGAAATTCCAGTTTACTTTGtcataagctttctcaaaatcaattttcagcACAACCCCCTGTTGCTTCCTGTATTGACTTTCTCTCAAGACCTCCTGGAGCAGCATAACACCATCTGTAATGTATCTCCCATTGATGAAAGCAGTTTGGTGATTGGATAGCAGTTTCTCCATAACTGGGGTTACTCTGACAGTAAGAGTTTTTGTGAAAATCTTGAACAAAACTTGCAAtaagcaaataggtctatatttctGTATCCTATCAGCATCCTCTCCTTTT contains:
- the LOC124659616 gene encoding histone H3.2, translating into MARTKQTARKSTGGKAPRKQLATKAARKSAPATGGVKKPHRFRPGTVALREIRKYQKSTELLIRKLPFQRLVREIAQDFKTDLRFQSSAVSALQEAAEAYLVGLFEDTNLCAIHAKRVTIMPKDIQLARRIRGERA